From a single Verrucomicrobiota bacterium genomic region:
- a CDS encoding JAB domain-containing protein: protein MARSEYIPIKDRPASERPRERLALQGAESLSHAELIAILLRTGTKGVSALDVAQQLLQRFGTLENLARASLDELKQTKGVGRDKAIALKSAFVLAQRMAQEIQCEAPLLDTPQRIADLLREANRLYDVEHFQVLLLNTRRRLIRMEDISQGTLDTLLVHPREVFKLAIAANASALILAHNHPSGDPTPSDADIKVTRDLIRAGHLLKIEVLDHIILGRRTEERPRDYVSLRELGYWA from the coding sequence TTGGCAAGGAGCGAATACATCCCGATCAAAGACCGTCCCGCCAGCGAGCGGCCGCGGGAGCGGCTGGCTTTGCAGGGCGCCGAATCTCTGAGCCACGCGGAGTTGATCGCGATCCTGCTGCGGACCGGCACCAAAGGAGTCTCCGCGCTCGATGTGGCGCAACAGCTCCTGCAACGCTTCGGGACCCTGGAAAACCTTGCCCGCGCCTCGCTCGATGAATTGAAGCAAACCAAAGGGGTAGGCCGCGACAAAGCCATCGCGCTGAAGAGCGCCTTTGTCCTGGCCCAGCGCATGGCGCAGGAAATTCAGTGCGAAGCTCCGTTGCTCGACACGCCCCAGCGCATCGCGGACCTCCTGCGGGAAGCGAACCGGCTCTATGACGTCGAGCACTTTCAGGTCTTGCTCCTGAACACGCGGCGGCGGCTCATCCGGATGGAGGATATTTCCCAGGGGACTCTCGACACCCTTCTGGTGCATCCGCGAGAAGTGTTCAAACTGGCGATCGCGGCCAATGCCTCAGCGCTCATCCTCGCCCACAATCATCCGAGCGGGGACCCCACTCCGTCCGACGCGGACATCAAAGTGACTCGCGATTTGATTCGGGCCGGGCACTTGTTGAAGATTGAGGTGTTGGACCACATCATTCTCGGACGGCGCACGGAAGAACGTCCGCGCGATTACGTGTCGTTGAGAGAACTGGGGTATTGGGCATAG
- a CDS encoding CvpA family protein: protein MLVSTLAILLFIVVGGLGYLQGALRLAISLFGLVLGLILAFPLAPLLNRFVPMAGIKHPVWSVVWPPIWAFLIIFLIFVGISFFVHRKVALHFKYREEDLARLRWERVNKALGLCLGTAMAVIWLFVIGLVTHIAGYFAVQVVSDDTSSMTLRYLGRGKQDLRNTGLEKCVSAFDRMPASYYQICDIIGLIYNNPILLSRVSHYPPFLSLGQRQEFQDIATDVEYNNLLLSKGDVTQIISHAKTQSIIYNPEIVQELLQQDLGDFRHYLETGKSPKFDDEKILGRWELDFYSTLVQERKKRPNLTASEMRTLRRTLTESLKSVTLMATTDNKVNLKVEMSDQFNQAAQAAAQAAAAAAAAAQNQSGGSQMSPEMAQRYGLTRRGGSPSAPSGAPTPPPAAAPVASREPPQPIYSGQGSWQREGDKYQVKLQDERGRSLGGQGSAEVDRLTITLPQITLVFNRAE from the coding sequence ATGCTTGTCTCGACACTTGCAATTCTGCTCTTCATTGTCGTCGGAGGACTGGGGTATCTCCAGGGCGCGCTTCGACTAGCCATTTCGCTGTTCGGATTGGTCCTCGGATTGATCCTGGCCTTCCCTCTGGCGCCCCTTCTGAATCGGTTTGTCCCGATGGCCGGGATCAAACATCCGGTTTGGAGCGTGGTGTGGCCGCCCATCTGGGCTTTCCTGATTATCTTCCTGATCTTCGTTGGCATCTCATTCTTCGTGCACCGAAAAGTGGCGCTTCACTTCAAGTACCGCGAAGAGGATCTGGCTCGGCTTCGCTGGGAACGCGTGAACAAAGCGCTGGGGCTTTGCCTGGGCACGGCCATGGCGGTCATCTGGCTGTTCGTGATCGGATTGGTGACTCACATTGCCGGATATTTCGCGGTCCAGGTGGTCTCGGATGACACGAGTTCGATGACCCTCCGTTATTTGGGCCGCGGAAAGCAAGACCTCCGGAATACGGGCCTGGAGAAATGTGTGTCGGCCTTCGATCGGATGCCAGCGAGCTACTACCAGATTTGCGACATTATCGGGTTGATTTACAATAATCCGATTCTGCTCAGTCGAGTCTCGCATTACCCACCGTTCCTGTCGCTTGGCCAGCGCCAGGAATTCCAGGACATCGCGACCGACGTTGAGTACAACAACCTTCTGCTGAGCAAAGGCGATGTCACCCAAATCATCAGCCATGCCAAGACGCAAAGCATTATTTACAATCCAGAAATCGTGCAGGAACTCTTGCAACAGGACCTGGGAGATTTCCGGCATTACCTGGAGACAGGCAAATCACCGAAATTCGACGATGAGAAGATTCTTGGCCGTTGGGAGCTGGATTTCTATTCCACGCTGGTGCAGGAACGGAAAAAGCGCCCAAACCTTACGGCCTCGGAGATGCGGACGTTGAGGAGGACTCTCACGGAGTCGCTTAAGTCGGTGACTTTGATGGCGACCACCGACAACAAGGTGAATTTGAAAGTCGAGATGAGTGATCAGTTCAACCAAGCCGCTCAAGCCGCAGCGCAGGCCGCCGCCGCCGCGGCCGCGGCAGCACAGAACCAGTCGGGTGGCAGCCAAATGTCCCCTGAAATGGCGCAGCGCTACGGCCTGACACGTCGCGGAGGTTCGCCATCCGCGCCCTCGGGCGCGCCCACTCCCCCTCCAGCCGCAGCCCCCGTCGCGAGCCGAGAGCCACCGCAGCCGATTTACTCAGGCCAGGGATCATGGCAACGCGAAGGAGACAAGTATCAGGTCAAACTCCAGGATGAGAGAGGCCGATCACTGGGCGGTCAGGGAAGTGCAGAGGTGGACCGCCTGACGATCACACTCCCGCAGATTACGCTGGTGTTCAACCGGGCTGAGTAA